From the Clostridiales bacterium FE2011 genome, one window contains:
- a CDS encoding DNA alkylation repair protein — MIIQETREKLSSLQDLKYRDMQVRIIPSVKPESIIGVRTPELRKMAKELAQSQEIGVFLENLPHKFFEENQLHAFIVSGMKDYRECLGTLNRFLPYVDNWATCDQMSPRVFKKHRPELMESIRGWLGSAETYTIRFGIGMLMEHYLDEDYNPACPEMVAAVRSEEYYVNMMIAWYFATALAKQYEAVLPFITEHRLDTWTHNKAIQKAIESFRITPEQKEYLKSLKNRSR; from the coding sequence ATGATCATCCAGGAAACCAGGGAAAAGCTGAGCAGCCTGCAGGATTTGAAATATCGGGATATGCAGGTTCGGATTATCCCGTCAGTGAAACCGGAAAGCATTATCGGTGTACGGACACCGGAACTGCGGAAGATGGCAAAAGAGCTGGCACAGTCCCAGGAGATCGGCGTTTTCCTGGAGAATCTGCCGCATAAGTTTTTTGAGGAAAACCAGCTGCACGCATTCATTGTTTCCGGAATGAAAGATTATAGGGAATGCCTTGGCACGCTGAACCGGTTCCTGCCCTATGTGGATAACTGGGCAACCTGTGACCAGATGTCGCCCCGCGTGTTCAAAAAGCACCGGCCGGAGTTGATGGAAAGCATCCGGGGATGGCTCGGCTCGGCGGAAACATACACGATCCGGTTCGGAATCGGAATGCTGATGGAACACTACCTAGACGAGGATTATAATCCGGCCTGTCCGGAGATGGTGGCTGCCGTCAGGTCGGAGGAATACTATGTCAATATGATGATTGCCTGGTATTTCGCCACTGCGCTGGCCAAGCAGTATGAGGCAGTGCTTCCTTTTATCACGGAGCACCGGCTGGATACCTGGACGCATAACAAGGCAATCCAGAAAGCTATTGAAAGTTTCCGGATTACACCGGAACAGAAAGAATACCTGAAATCTCTGAAAAACAGGAGTAGGTAA
- a CDS encoding class I SAM-dependent methyltransferase, with amino-acid sequence MNQLINSSVLAKQYGTSEKLNTRISIHTKYSTNKQGFGCWISSHYQFPANASVLELGCGTGDMWKDQGELISRCSRLILSDFSEGMLGQAKETLQDEAGIEYRVIDIQDIPYPDHSFDAVIANMMLYHVPDLARGLREVSRVLKKDGTFFCATFGEHGMMEYIGSLFSDRPVETGINAAFTLQNGAEKLSSFFADVRQDLYEDSLAVTNVEDMVDYIYSLSGMSDLRSLPRETVRSVLAAHMTEGVLRIPKEYGMFIAHSPIE; translated from the coding sequence TTGAATCAGCTCATTAATTCAAGTGTCCTGGCCAAACAGTACGGCACCTCGGAAAAGCTGAACACCAGGATTTCGATACACACTAAGTATTCCACCAACAAGCAGGGGTTCGGCTGCTGGATTTCTTCCCACTATCAATTTCCGGCAAACGCTTCCGTGCTGGAGCTTGGCTGCGGAACAGGCGATATGTGGAAAGATCAGGGAGAACTGATCAGCCGCTGTTCCCGGCTGATCCTTTCGGACTTTTCGGAAGGTATGCTTGGGCAGGCAAAGGAAACCCTGCAGGATGAAGCCGGAATTGAATACCGTGTCATCGATATCCAGGATATTCCGTATCCGGATCACTCTTTCGATGCGGTTATCGCCAACATGATGCTTTATCATGTGCCGGATCTCGCCAGGGGGCTGCGGGAAGTCAGCCGGGTGCTGAAAAAAGACGGCACTTTCTTCTGTGCCACTTTCGGCGAACACGGGATGATGGAATATATCGGCAGCCTCTTCAGTGACCGGCCTGTTGAAACCGGCATCAATGCCGCTTTCACCCTGCAGAACGGAGCGGAAAAACTGAGTTCCTTTTTCGCAGACGTCCGGCAGGATTTATACGAAGACTCCCTCGCCGTCACCAATGTGGAGGATATGGTAGACTACATCTATTCCCTCTCCGGCATGTCAGACCTGCGAAGCCTCCCGCGGGAGACGGTTCGTTCCGTCCTGGCGGCGCATATGACAGAAGGTGTCCTCAGGATCCCAAAGGAATACGGCATGTTCATTGCCCATTCTCCCATAGAATGA
- a CDS encoding HD domain-containing protein — protein MLKNGGRVVAEDEEHYYVRIANPGKGRYPDRAEAEKLLAEAEQCNPGPWGNHSRTAAHCAEKIALYAGLCPEKAYILGLLHDIGRRFGVRHLGHVSDGYTYMMSLDYPDAARICLTHSFNEMKFEGYIGKIDTSEEETALIRSKLAEIIPDDYDRLIQLCDAISGAEGVMDIVDRMSDVKRRYGIYNQGKWDRNLELKAYFEGRMQRDLYDAVEKDSYRPV, from the coding sequence ATGCTTAAAAACGGCGGACGCGTTGTGGCTGAAGACGAAGAACACTATTATGTCCGGATCGCTAATCCCGGCAAGGGCAGGTATCCTGATCGTGCGGAAGCGGAAAAGCTCCTGGCGGAAGCGGAACAGTGCAACCCCGGCCCCTGGGGCAATCACAGCCGCACTGCGGCCCACTGTGCGGAAAAGATTGCCCTTTATGCCGGCCTTTGTCCGGAAAAAGCGTACATACTGGGGCTGCTTCACGATATCGGCCGGAGGTTCGGTGTCCGGCACCTGGGCCATGTTTCTGACGGTTACACCTATATGATGAGCCTGGATTACCCGGACGCCGCCAGGATTTGCCTGACCCACTCCTTCAATGAAATGAAATTTGAAGGCTACATCGGAAAAATAGACACCTCGGAGGAAGAAACTGCCCTGATCCGCTCAAAGCTTGCAGAAATCATCCCAGATGATTATGACCGCCTGATCCAGCTGTGCGATGCCATTTCCGGAGCGGAAGGCGTCATGGATATTGTGGATCGGATGTCTGATGTCAAACGGCGTTACGGAATATATAATCAGGGAAAATGGGACCGGAACCTGGAGCTGAAAGCTTACTTCGAAGGCAGAATGCAGCGTGACCTGTACGATGCCGTGGAGAAGGACAGCTACCGGCCGGTGTGA
- a CDS encoding GNAT family N-acetyltransferase, whose product MPELRKLSVNDGMDVYQMLQDIPLDENGLQNKVNGMTFEEYKDWLIKKQQESEMDGIVDGWKVPSTTYWLYADGVPVGFGKLRHCLTDALRKAGGHIGYGIAPQYRGKGYGKELLRLLIGEAYHRGIDKVLVTIHLDNKASQAVALANGGVITEQTDERVLVWIDTKQA is encoded by the coding sequence ATGCCGGAACTCAGGAAACTGTCCGTCAATGACGGAATGGATGTATACCAGATGCTGCAGGATATTCCCCTGGATGAGAACGGGCTGCAGAACAAAGTCAACGGTATGACCTTTGAGGAATATAAAGACTGGCTGATCAAAAAACAGCAGGAGTCTGAAATGGACGGCATCGTCGACGGCTGGAAGGTTCCCTCCACAACCTACTGGCTGTACGCGGACGGAGTACCGGTCGGCTTTGGCAAGCTGAGGCATTGCCTGACCGATGCCCTGCGGAAAGCCGGCGGTCATATCGGCTACGGCATTGCCCCGCAATACCGCGGCAAAGGCTACGGAAAAGAGCTTCTGCGGCTGCTCATCGGCGAAGCGTATCACCGGGGAATCGACAAAGTGCTGGTTACCATTCACCTGGACAACAAGGCATCCCAGGCTGTTGCGCTGGCCAACGGCGGCGTCATCACAGAGCAGACAGATGAGCGTGTGCTGGTCTGGATCGATACAAAGCAGGCATAA
- a CDS encoding nuclear transport factor 2 family protein, translating into MDYKAFWQDVLSQNREHLSSWFRDDAVIRWHCSNEQFTVEEYVRVNCDYPNDWNGEIERVEKTGNTVILAGRVYPVDRSMSFHVVSFLRIENEKITEMDEYWADDGEAPDWRREMKIGKPIRQAAQGKQET; encoded by the coding sequence ATGGATTACAAAGCATTCTGGCAGGACGTCCTGTCCCAGAACAGGGAGCACTTGTCTTCCTGGTTTCGGGATGATGCTGTCATTCGCTGGCATTGTTCCAACGAGCAGTTTACAGTGGAAGAATACGTCCGGGTCAACTGTGATTATCCCAATGACTGGAACGGAGAGATTGAACGCGTTGAAAAGACCGGAAACACCGTCATCCTGGCCGGCCGGGTTTATCCGGTTGACAGGAGTATGTCCTTTCATGTTGTCAGCTTCCTCCGGATTGAAAATGAAAAAATCACGGAAATGGACGAATACTGGGCCGATGATGGTGAAGCACCTGACTGGCGCCGGGAAATGAAAATCGGAAAGCCGATCCGTCAGGCCGCCCAGGGAAAACAGGAAACATGA
- a CDS encoding metallophosphoesterase family protein, with translation MKIAVISDIHGNLPALNAVLADAEKQGASEYIFAGDYCLSGPWPDECISVIRRIENKHIIRGNEERYLENLIGKDQSGWTDGQMQISYWCFRNISPDNLRYLMELPHTLDFTRSGVHIHVAHASAGWIGDCEMEQCGSAVLARKYAQTQITPELLLHDIHGLWDQDTDFQNRLSGLEEGIYLFGHTHVQWSYKAHGRNTWLANPGSCGLPLDGIRDTVSYTMIDIAENGTVKVEEIRVPFDKQQYAELLRTTAQFTEANIWSRVILRELLTAREHMAFFLQHAEQYARKIGDFRRPYTMDTWEKAYEDWTAKTVSGEDVV, from the coding sequence ATGAAGATCGCTGTTATTTCGGATATTCACGGCAATCTGCCCGCCCTTAACGCAGTGCTTGCAGACGCGGAAAAGCAGGGGGCCTCGGAGTACATTTTTGCCGGAGACTACTGCCTGAGCGGTCCCTGGCCGGATGAGTGCATCTCTGTGATCCGGCGGATTGAAAACAAACACATCATTCGAGGGAATGAAGAACGCTATCTGGAGAATCTCATCGGCAAAGACCAGAGCGGCTGGACAGACGGCCAGATGCAGATCTCCTACTGGTGTTTCAGGAACATCAGTCCTGATAATCTCCGGTATCTGATGGAGCTGCCGCATACCCTGGATTTCACCCGCAGCGGTGTGCACATCCATGTTGCGCACGCTTCCGCCGGCTGGATCGGAGACTGTGAAATGGAACAGTGCGGATCTGCCGTTCTCGCGAGAAAATACGCGCAGACTCAAATCACACCGGAATTACTTTTACATGATATCCATGGTCTCTGGGATCAGGATACAGACTTTCAGAACCGCCTGTCCGGACTGGAAGAAGGTATTTATCTTTTCGGTCACACCCATGTGCAGTGGAGTTACAAAGCCCATGGCCGGAACACCTGGCTTGCCAACCCCGGATCCTGCGGTCTGCCCCTGGACGGAATCAGGGACACAGTTTCTTACACCATGATAGATATTGCAGAAAACGGAACTGTGAAAGTTGAAGAGATCAGGGTTCCCTTTGACAAGCAGCAGTATGCGGAACTGCTGAGAACCACCGCCCAGTTCACTGAGGCAAATATCTGGAGCCGTGTGATCCTCAGGGAGCTTCTCACCGCCCGGGAACACATGGCCTTCTTCCTGCAGCATGCGGAACAGTATGCCCGGAAAATCGGTGATTTCCGCAGGCCATACACCATGGACACCTGGGAAAAAGCCTATGAGGACTGGACAGCAAAAACCGTTTCCGGGGAGGATGTCGTATGA
- a CDS encoding GNAT family N-acetyltransferase, protein MIVPVDQSNLYQAAEIHSVSWQDSHRSFCSADFIALHTPEHQLEYLSEKIRQGSKIYMLLEDEPVGIVSLTGSLIEDLYILPGRQNKGYGTILLKYAVSLCPDTPTLWILENNVNAKRLYCRMGFRETGNRNNITEGLDEIEFTLTNRQEEK, encoded by the coding sequence ATGATTGTTCCTGTAGATCAGTCAAACCTTTATCAGGCTGCTGAAATCCATTCTGTCTCCTGGCAGGATTCACACCGCTCCTTCTGTTCTGCGGACTTTATTGCCCTGCATACTCCGGAACATCAGCTGGAGTACCTGTCAGAAAAAATCAGGCAGGGCAGCAAAATATACATGCTGCTGGAAGATGAGCCTGTCGGAATTGTCAGCCTGACCGGCAGTCTGATTGAGGACCTGTATATTCTTCCGGGCCGGCAGAACAAAGGCTATGGAACCATTCTCCTGAAATATGCCGTCAGTCTCTGTCCGGATACGCCCACGCTATGGATCCTTGAAAACAATGTGAATGCGAAAAGGTTGTACTGCCGGATGGGTTTCAGGGAAACAGGAAACAGAAACAATATCACAGAGGGACTCGATGAAATCGAGTTCACCCTGACAAACAGACAAGAGGAAAAGTAA
- a CDS encoding aspartate/glutamate racemase family protein encodes MKTIGLIGGMSWESTIPYYRIINEKVKEMLGGLHSARIILYSVEFAEIEECQATGQWDKSADILGDAAKKLEAAGADFIVICTNTMHKVADQIQAGISVPVIHIADATADRLEEAHVRKVALLGTKYTMAQDFYKSRLIARGFDVLIPDEKDVEIVNSVIYQELCVGQIREESRAEFSRIIAGLKEKGAEAVILGCTEIGLLVQQEYSALKIFDTTEIHAVRAAELALQD; translated from the coding sequence ATGAAAACAATCGGATTAATCGGCGGAATGAGCTGGGAAAGCACCATTCCCTACTACAGGATCATCAACGAAAAGGTTAAGGAAATGCTCGGTGGTCTGCACTCTGCCAGGATCATTCTTTACAGCGTTGAATTCGCTGAGATTGAGGAATGCCAGGCCACTGGTCAATGGGACAAAAGCGCGGACATTCTGGGAGATGCGGCGAAAAAGCTGGAAGCCGCCGGAGCGGACTTTATCGTCATCTGCACCAATACCATGCACAAGGTAGCTGATCAGATTCAGGCCGGGATTTCCGTTCCCGTTATCCATATTGCGGATGCGACAGCCGACAGGCTGGAAGAAGCCCACGTCAGGAAGGTCGCCCTGCTCGGAACAAAATATACAATGGCCCAGGATTTCTACAAATCCAGGCTGATCGCCCGGGGGTTCGATGTGCTGATTCCTGACGAAAAAGACGTGGAAATCGTCAACAGCGTAATCTATCAGGAACTGTGTGTGGGCCAAATCAGGGAGGAGTCACGCGCCGAATTCAGCCGTATCATTGCCGGTCTGAAGGAGAAAGGTGCGGAAGCCGTCATTCTCGGATGCACGGAAATCGGCCTGCTTGTTCAGCAGGAATACTCTGCCCTGAAGATTTTTGACACAACTGAAATCCATGCGGTCAGGGCAGCCGAGCTCGCCCTGCAGGATTAA
- a CDS encoding phosphotransferase, with protein MKKTEEQAIALYVLDNCDIKPISGHPGGRNRILICSKDGEKRYVLRISELGDRREEDYLAETEFVHYLAQNGAPVADVIPSVHGRMVECVEKDGQKIYLSLFAYAKGMLLCDNGYRYREGAPLEEYFYNTGKALGVIHRLSREFKPVHRRPEFFDKYNRDYIDRLIPDSYAELKDAINRRLDEFGKLPMDAGNYGLIHFDFCDGNYHVDMNTGDITVFDFDNCIYCWYMFDLAHVWTHGIGWFRHEPAPKKRMAYMKWYFDTVLEGYRSETDVSEEMLEKLPLFIDMTLIESIVDEFECCAREEEEPEEEDIGEATECLIHDIPYAGFGAE; from the coding sequence TTGAAGAAAACCGAAGAACAGGCTATTGCTTTATACGTGTTGGATAACTGTGATATCAAACCAATCTCCGGACATCCGGGCGGACGTAACAGGATTCTGATCTGCAGCAAGGACGGGGAGAAGAGATATGTGCTCCGCATTTCAGAACTGGGTGACAGGAGGGAGGAAGACTACCTTGCGGAAACAGAGTTTGTGCATTACCTGGCACAGAACGGCGCGCCGGTGGCGGATGTGATACCATCTGTTCACGGCAGGATGGTTGAATGCGTTGAGAAGGATGGACAGAAGATCTATCTCAGCCTGTTTGCCTACGCAAAAGGAATGCTGCTGTGTGACAATGGCTACCGTTACCGGGAGGGAGCACCTCTTGAAGAATACTTCTATAACACCGGCAAGGCGCTCGGTGTGATCCACAGGTTGTCCAGGGAGTTCAAACCGGTGCACCGGCGCCCGGAATTCTTTGATAAATACAACCGGGATTATATTGACCGCCTGATTCCGGATTCCTATGCGGAACTGAAGGATGCCATTAACAGACGGCTGGATGAATTCGGGAAACTGCCCATGGACGCGGGAAACTACGGGCTGATTCATTTCGATTTCTGCGACGGGAATTACCATGTGGACATGAATACCGGCGATATTACTGTGTTCGATTTTGACAACTGTATTTACTGCTGGTATATGTTCGACCTGGCCCACGTCTGGACTCACGGCATTGGCTGGTTCCGGCATGAGCCGGCTCCGAAAAAACGCATGGCATATATGAAATGGTACTTTGATACAGTGCTGGAGGGATACAGAAGCGAAACGGACGTATCCGAGGAGATGCTGGAGAAGCTCCCCCTGTTCATTGACATGACGCTGATCGAATCCATCGTTGACGAGTTTGAATGCTGTGCGCGGGAAGAGGAAGAACCGGAGGAAGAAGACATCGGGGAAGCGACGGAATGCCTGATCCATGATATTCCCTATGCCGGTTTTGGGGCGGAATAA
- the rsgA gene encoding ribosome small subunit-dependent GTPase A has product MEEKYRVILVHRDRYLVRNGAKELYCVLTGSLRYRDEYPVAGDYVEITENPFGDSLIRAILPRRTVFYRPDRGGHADGFAKTIQVQPLIANMDYVFIITSLNQDFSLNRIARYASMITAGGAVPVAVLTKADQCADVEEKERETATLSGQMEAVAVSSYTGFGLERLQKYFIPGTTIALLGSSGAGKSTLINTLAGKEVMRTGEIRETDSKGRHTTTHREIIEINGVSFIDTPGLRELGMVAAEEGISGTFSDIADLISQCAFSDCTHRSEPGCAVRSALADGTLSPERWELYNRLERENNWSKIKKNEKMMNIAMDKRKQRKHSEWKGR; this is encoded by the coding sequence TTGGAAGAAAAGTATCGCGTAATCCTGGTCCACAGGGACCGATACCTGGTCAGGAACGGGGCAAAAGAGCTTTACTGCGTGCTGACCGGGAGCCTGCGATACCGTGATGAATATCCGGTTGCGGGCGATTATGTGGAAATTACGGAGAATCCGTTCGGCGACAGCCTGATCCGGGCGATCCTGCCCCGGCGGACGGTGTTTTACCGTCCGGACCGGGGCGGGCACGCTGACGGATTCGCAAAAACCATTCAGGTGCAGCCGCTGATCGCCAATATGGATTATGTGTTTATTATCACATCCCTGAACCAGGATTTCAGCCTGAACCGGATCGCACGATATGCTTCCATGATAACGGCCGGAGGCGCTGTGCCGGTGGCCGTGCTGACCAAGGCAGACCAGTGTGCGGACGTTGAAGAAAAGGAACGGGAAACCGCCACGCTGAGCGGGCAGATGGAGGCTGTGGCAGTAAGCTCCTATACGGGCTTCGGCCTGGAACGGCTGCAGAAGTATTTTATCCCGGGAACGACGATTGCCCTGCTGGGGTCCTCCGGCGCGGGGAAATCCACCCTGATCAATACGCTGGCAGGGAAAGAGGTTATGCGCACCGGGGAAATCCGGGAAACGGACTCCAAGGGAAGGCATACAACCACACACCGGGAAATCATCGAAATCAACGGAGTGAGCTTCATAGACACTCCCGGACTGCGGGAACTGGGGATGGTTGCAGCAGAGGAAGGCATCAGCGGTACATTCAGTGATATTGCTGATCTGATCAGCCAGTGTGCCTTTTCCGATTGTACACACCGCAGCGAACCCGGATGCGCTGTTCGCAGTGCGCTGGCGGACGGCACGCTTTCTCCCGAACGCTGGGAACTGTATAATCGTCTTGAACGGGAAAATAACTGGAGCAAAATCAAAAAGAATGAAAAGATGATGAATATTGCCATGGACAAGCGCAAACAACGGAAACACAGTGAGTGGAAGGGGAGATGA
- a CDS encoding ABC transporter ATP-binding protein — translation MPGLPGDPANPDGGGGIMANRDSIMTKPKDSKGAFMRLLSYLGAFKALILLVAVLCLISNVLSLWGPTLAGSAINEAAAGINKVNFEKVAYYAVRMLAVYVSSSLITILIHMIMVNVSKRVGRKMRQDVFDKLMRLPVGFFDRNQAGDIISRVSYDVDVISTCMATDVAAILTSVVTVAGALIMMVRISPVLSLVTLVTVPASIVFTAHMRKKTQPRFVKRSRSYGAMNGFVEEQLSGQKTIQAYAYEDQIDDKYEDINHQAAEAYYDADSLAATIGPTIGFINNIGLSLITLLGSVLYMNGAIGLGNISSFVLYSRKFSGPINEVANIINELFSALAAAERVFGLLDQPEELKDAEGARTLTDVEGNVALNKVSFGYDPDRTIIHDLSMRADAGKLTAIVGPTGAGKTTIINLLMRFYDVDSGSVTVDGQDVRELTRRSLRSAYAMVLQDTWVFRGTIFDNIAYGKENATMDEVVAAAKAAHIHPFIMRLPEGYQTVISEDGGNISKGQKQLLTIARAMLYTSNMLILDEATSNVDTSTEREIQRAMRKLMTGRTCFVIAHRLSTIRNADNILVVNQGDVVEQGTHDELMQARGFYYRLYRAQFE, via the coding sequence ATGCCCGGTTTACCGGGAGATCCAGCAAACCCAGATGGGGGAGGTGGAATAATGGCCAACAGAGATTCCATTATGACCAAACCCAAGGACTCAAAGGGAGCCTTTATGCGCTTGCTGTCCTATCTGGGCGCGTTCAAAGCACTGATCCTGCTGGTGGCGGTGCTGTGTCTGATCAGCAATGTACTGAGCCTGTGGGGACCGACGCTGGCCGGATCCGCGATTAATGAGGCGGCGGCAGGAATAAACAAGGTGAACTTCGAAAAGGTCGCCTACTATGCGGTCCGGATGCTGGCAGTATACGTGAGCTCTTCCCTGATCACCATCCTGATTCATATGATTATGGTGAATGTTTCCAAACGTGTGGGCCGGAAGATGCGGCAGGACGTGTTTGACAAGCTGATGCGGCTGCCGGTGGGCTTTTTTGACCGGAACCAGGCGGGAGATATCATCAGCCGGGTATCCTATGACGTGGACGTGATCAGCACCTGTATGGCCACGGATGTGGCGGCAATCCTGACCAGTGTGGTGACGGTAGCCGGCGCACTGATCATGATGGTCCGGATATCCCCGGTACTGAGCCTGGTGACGTTGGTAACGGTGCCTGCTTCCATCGTGTTCACCGCCCACATGCGAAAGAAGACCCAGCCCCGGTTTGTGAAACGGTCCAGGTCCTACGGAGCGATGAACGGATTTGTGGAAGAGCAGCTGTCCGGGCAGAAGACCATCCAGGCCTATGCCTATGAGGACCAGATTGACGATAAATATGAGGATATCAACCACCAGGCCGCGGAAGCGTATTATGACGCGGATTCCCTGGCGGCAACCATCGGTCCGACGATCGGCTTTATCAACAATATCGGACTGAGCCTGATTACCCTGCTGGGATCGGTGCTGTATATGAACGGGGCCATCGGGTTGGGAAACATCTCTTCTTTTGTGCTGTATTCCCGGAAATTTTCCGGTCCGATCAACGAAGTAGCGAACATCATCAACGAACTCTTCTCCGCACTGGCGGCGGCGGAACGGGTATTCGGCCTGCTGGATCAGCCGGAAGAGCTGAAGGATGCAGAGGGTGCCCGGACGCTGACGGACGTGGAAGGCAACGTGGCGCTGAATAAGGTGTCCTTTGGTTATGACCCGGACCGGACCATTATCCACGATCTTTCCATGCGGGCGGATGCAGGAAAGCTGACGGCTATCGTAGGCCCTACCGGCGCCGGCAAAACAACGATCATCAACCTGTTGATGCGTTTTTACGACGTGGACAGCGGCAGCGTGACCGTGGACGGACAGGACGTAAGGGAGCTGACCCGGAGAAGCCTGCGGTCCGCTTATGCCATGGTGCTGCAGGACACCTGGGTGTTCCGGGGCACGATCTTTGACAATATAGCCTACGGCAAGGAAAACGCCACGATGGATGAGGTGGTGGCCGCGGCGAAGGCCGCCCATATCCATCCGTTTATCATGCGGCTGCCGGAAGGATACCAGACAGTAATCAGCGAGGACGGCGGCAACATTTCGAAGGGACAGAAGCAGCTGCTGACGATCGCCCGGGCAATGCTGTATACCTCCAATATGCTGATCCTGGATGAGGCAACCTCCAACGTGGATACTTCCACAGAACGGGAGATCCAGCGGGCTATGCGAAAGCTGATGACAGGGCGGACGTGCTTTGTAATCGCCCACCGGCTATCCACAATCCGGAACGCTGACAATATCCTGGTAGTAAACCAGGGAGACGTTGTGGAGCAAGGGACGCATGACGAACTGATGCAGGCGCGGGGGTTCTACTACCGTCTGTACCGTGCGCAGTTTGAATAA